TTTATGAGCAAGATACCAATAATTTTATTATAGGTAATTCCATTAGCCTTTTAATGACAAATACCATAAAGCAAATAGAAAAGATTTGCAGGTTATTAGGAATTGATTATCAAAAAAAGAAAAGCGGACAATCTTTTTGTAAAATAGCAGGGTTTGAGCTTAATATTTACGGGGGTAAAAACAGAGATGCTTTTTCTAAGATTCGCGGGGGCAATAGTGCAATAATTTATGTAAATGAAGCAACAGTAATTCATAAAGAAACTTTGCTTGAGGTGCTAAAAAGGCTTAGAAAGGGCAAATCAATTATTATTTTTGATACAAATCCAGAAAGCCCAGCGCATTTTTTTAAAACAGACTATATTGAAAATACAGATGTTTTTAAAACATATAATTTTACAACGTATGACAACCCTTTAAATTCAGCAGATTTTATTGAAACTCAAGAGAAGCTTTACAAGCATTCTCCTGCTTATAAGGCGCGCGTACTTTATGGGGAGTGGATTGTAAATGAATCTTCTCTATTTAATGAGATGATTTTCAACCAAGATTATGAGTTTAAAAGCCCAATAATGTACATTGATCCTGCATTCTCAGTAGGTGGGGACAATACAGCTATTTGTGTTTTAGAGCGCACTTTTGAGAAGTTTTATGCATATATTTATCAAGACCAAAAACCAGTAAATGATAGTTTAATGCTTAATTCTATTCAAGTTTTAATAGAAAATTTCAATGTAAATACCGTTTACATTGAGGAGAGAGATAGTACTAAAGGGGATGGAATTTTAACTAAAACAATTCTTTTTCTAAGAAATAAGAGTATTTGTTATTTTAAAGTTGCGCCAATAAAACCTCTTAGTAATAAGTTTAAAAGAATATGCGCTTTAATTCCTTTGTTTGAAAGCCAAAAAATAGAATTTTTAAAAATAATAAGTAAAAATGTAATATCTGATATTTACAGCTACAAAGGAGACGGCAAAACAAAAGATGATGCACTTGATTCTCTTGCAAATGCATATCTTCTTTTAACACTAAATTATAAAGAAAAATTATTTCATTTCGGCAAGTTTAAATATTTATAATTTGATCTAAATTTTTAAATGTTAATTTAAGTTTGTTATTAGCAACTATTTAAAAATTTTTTTCCCATATTGTTTTTATTAAGATTTACTTTGTCCTAATCTTTGGCAATTTTAAAAAATTTAAAACAATTAAATTTTTTTTTAAATAATGCAATTTTTTATAAAAAATACAAGATTAATATTAAAACTTTTAAAAGTTTTGAAAAATCAATTTTTAATTTAATTGTTTGGGAAATTTTTTAGATATGATTTATAATTGAATTTCTATAAATTTTTATTTTAAGGATTTGCTATGAGAAGTAGATTTTTTTTTGTATATTTATTTTCAGCTTTATTTTTTTTGTTTAGCTGCAATGCCTTTTTTACAGGTGAAGAGGAAAAAACTTTAGAGGATTTGGATAAAAAGAGAGAAAAATTAAATTTTACAGATGAACAAAGGTTGAAAGTTTTAGATACTATTAAAAGCCAGCTTAATAGTGACTCTAAAAAAATTGCTAGAGTTGACGAATATTTCAGACAATTAGAGGATTCTAAAAGAGATGTTATTTTGCAAGTATTTTCAATTGGATTTGAATATATAAGCTTTAAAGAAGCAGAATCTACAAAATCAGAAAATAGAAAAGCTAATTTAGATGCTTTAAAAATCGATTTTGAATCTAAACTAAAACATTTTAATTACACAGAAGAAGATTTTGATAAATTAGTAGAGGACTTTAATAAGTTTATTGAATCTTCTGTCTAGTAGAATATATTTAATTTAAGAAAATTTAAACAAGTTTATTATAAAAATTATTATTTAATAATTTTGATAATTTAAAAAGACCAATAAGGCATTTTATTTATTCAATGTATTTCAAGGGGAGAGAAATATGAGGATGGCTTTTTTACTTATTTTTTTCATATGGCTTTTTGGTTGTAGTTCTTTTAATTCGCACAATAAAAATCCATTAACATCCCATAATAAGGAGAGAACTTCTAATTATAACAGAGAATATTATCAAAGGAATAGAGAAAAACTTAAATTAAGAGCAAGAGAGCGATACCGTAGAAACAGAAAAAGCTAGATTAAATTTAAAAAATTAAACTGATTAAAAATTTGAAAGTAATTTTAATATTAAGCAATATATTTAAGTTGATTGTTAAATTTATGTAAAAGATGTATGTGTTAATTATTTAAATCTTTTATGGTTTTAAAATAAATTAAAATAAATTAAATTAAATTAAATTTTAATTAGGAGAATATACATGAAGAGATATATTTATGTGTATGTATTGGTAATAATAGTAAATTCTTGTTATTTAAATAATTTTTCTAATATGAATAAAAATAGTCCTAATAAATATAATTTAAATTTTGTCGAACTTTCTTTAACTGAAAGAGAAAGTGCTATTTTAAAAGTTCAAAGAAAGTTTAAAAGTCTTACTGATAAAATAAGCTCTAGAATTTCTAATTATAGTGAGATTAAGGTTAGTAATTTCTTTAGCGAATCTAATGAACAAAAAATCAATCTTTTAAACAAAATACTAGAGATTTTAAAAGTACAGCATGGTTTAATGGAAAAAAGTAGCAATAGTATAAGCAGGCTTAACATGTCAGGAGGCAATTATGCTGTTCTTGATCCACAGCCAGAATTACGACTTTTAAATCAAAAATATTCAGATATAGATGAAAAATTAAGAGAAATATGTAATTACATTCTTAGTAACAATATTGACTTTAATAAGACTTTAAAGGATCTCTCTTCTTTAAAAGAGAGTTCTTTAGCACTAATACAAAAATAAGCTTTAATTTATTATTATTTTTTTCACTTTATTTTGTGAGGTTAAAACAGAAACTGTTTTAAAAGGAGTAAATAAAAAAATAAAATTGATTTTTTAAAAAAACTTTTTTAAAAATAGAGCCAAAATTTGACTCTATTTTTAAAAATAATTTAATCGTCTAAAGGTTTTATTTCTGATAGGGCAAATCTTTCTGAATTGTTTGTGTTCCACCCCGTCCATCTATCATTTTTAAAAAGATAATTTCCCGCAGAGCTGTATATTGGAATTATTGGGTAATCATTTTCAATAATTATTTCTTCAGCTTTTTTAAACAGCGTTAATCTGATTTTTTCATCCACTTCAATCTCAGCTTTACTTAAAAGTTCGTCAAGTTCAAGATTTGAATATCCGTAAGATGAGAGATGAGAGGTTTTAGTTTCAAATATATTAAAGAATGCCATGGGATCTAAATAATCTCCTTGCCAGGACCTTACTGAGAGCTCATAATGCCCTTTTAAAATGTTTGATATGTAATTATTCCAAGGTTCAGGCTCAACTTCTATTTCAATATTTAAAACTTTTTTCCATTGGCTTTGAATAAAGTTTGCAATTTCCTTTCCAAGGTCATTTTTGTTGTATTTGATTGTAAGAGTTGGAAATTTTTTCCCATCCGGATATCCAGCTTCGGCTAAAAGTTTTTCTGCTTTTCGTGGGTTGTATAGTCTTAATTTTTTCCCATAATTATAATTATTAATATTAGGAATCACTTTTCTTGTTGCTTTAAAGTTATTATCAAGCACTCTGTAAACCAATGTTTCTCTGTCAATCGCAAGAGATAATGCCTCTCTTACTTTTGGATTGTCAAGGGGTTTAATATTTGTTTTTAATGAAAGAAACCCGGTTTGGATAATATCAGCTGAATAAAAGTCTTCTCTTAAGATAAGCTCATTAATAAGGGTTAAGGGGATGCTGTTAAAAATAGCATCTATTTCATTATGTTCATACATGCTGTAAATTCTTCGGGCATCGTTTATAGTAACAAATGTAAGCTCACTAATCGCAACGTTTTTAGCATCATAAAATTTTATATTCTTTTCAAGAGATATTTCTTCGTTTAAAATTCTTCTTTTTAGTTTAAAAGGTCCGCTTGTTACCATGTTTTCTGCGCTTGTCCATTTATTTCCAAACTTTTTAATAATATGGGTAGGAACAGGTATAAATATTGAGTTTGTAAGCAGATCAAGAAAATATACTGTTGGCTGGGAAAGAGTTATTTCTAAAGTTTTCGCATCAATTACTTTTATTCCAACTTCTTCTGCATTTAATTTTGTTTCGTGAAATTCTTTTGCATTTTTTATTTTTGATGTTAATAGGCTAAGAGCTGGTACATTCTCTTCAGTCTCTAAGGCCATTATGTATGAGTTTCTAACAGTATCTGCTGTTATTTTAACACCATCGCTCCAATAAATGTCGTCTCTTAAGTGGAATGTGTAGCAAGTTTTGTCAAAAGAAATGTCCCAACTTTTTGCAAGTCCTGGCCTGTACCCACCTGTTTTAGGGTCCCCCCTTAAAAGTCCAACAAATAGTTCATTTATAATTAAAGTGCCAAATTTATCACTACAAAACTGCGGATCAAGCGATGTTGGTTCGTGTCCAATTCCAACTCCAAAAATAAGATCATCTTTTGCTTTAGAAATTGTGCACGAGTTTGCAATCATAATTAGTATTGCTAAAAACAGTGTTTTTTTTATTATCATGGGATTTTAATCCTCTCCTTTTATTGTCTATATTTCTATAATTAATTTATTTTATAGCAAATTATATTGCAATTTATTTTTTTAAAATACACTTAACAAAAGTGTTAAATGTCCTAAATGCTTATTGGGTTTTTGTTTATTAGTTTGAAATGCTTTGAGTGTAATTAAAATGCAATTAAGGTTTAAAATAGCAGATAGGTTTAAAATAGCAGATAGAAAATGTTCTTTATTCAGGCAAAAAAAAGATATAAGTTGATCCTAAAACTACAAATAGGGTCTTGAGACCCTATTTGTAGTTTTAAAGAAGTTTTCAATGAATTGTTAATTTATAACAATAAATAAATATATATCTCGCTTTGTTTTTTTTCAAATAAAATTTGAATCTTTATTTTAGGGTTTAAAACTTTTGTTTTCTACAAAAATTTAAGTTTTTGATTTTCTTTTTTTACTTTTAAACAGTAAATAACACGATAAATAAGATTGATTTTTTATGTCTTGATAATATTAGAAAATGAACTATAATGGCGACTTATTTTATGGGAGGTTTGAATGAAAAGGATAAGTATTTTATCACTACTATTATTGACATTTTCTTGCAAACAGTATGGCGATGTTAAGGCACTTACAGAAATTGCTCCTGATTCTGGTGGTGATGGCTCTCTTATTGCTAGCGATAGTTTATCAACTAAAGATCTAATTGCCGAAAAAGGACCTACTTTAACATCACAGGAGTCTGAGAAGTTAGAGGCTTTAAAAGTCTTTTTAAAAGACGCAATGGGTGCTAATGGCAAAAAAGGAGATGTAAAAGCTGAGTATGAGAAATCTTATAAAGAATTTTTCAATTGGCTTTCTAAGGATGTTGACAAGCAAAAAGAGTTTGTAGGTTGTTTTAACAATATTTGTGGCATTATTGCTAAAGCAGTGGATGCAAGTAAAAAAAGGTATAGTAGCGACAATAAAGAATCTTTAGGGTTTAATGAATATGTTTGTTACGATATTAAAACCAAGACCGGAGATGATTTAAGTTTATTTTTCCAAAAGGTAGCTGATGCGTTTGGCACTGAGGAGTACAAAAAGGAAGATGAGGATGATGATGAGAATAATCAAAAGCCTGAGAAATGCAATGAAGAGATTTTCAAAGTAATCAAAAGAGTGTTTACTGAAAGTGAGAGTAATAATGAATTGAAAAATTTGAAAAGTTTAAATAGTTATAATTTAGATAAATAAATAGGAATGTGTAAACATTTGAGTTATGTTTTATATAAAGGCAGGTTCTAGTTAGAACTTGTCTTTTTTGTGCTTTAGGTGACTTTTAAGGCACCTTTGCAGGGCTATATCTTAGGTTATGGGTGATAATAATAACACAAAGAGCAATTTTCAAGATTTTAAATTTAATAATGTTGAATTTGCTAAAGAATTGTCAACCAAGGTTATCAAGTCTTCCTTAACAATAGAGGCTAATTTAAATAAAATTTTAAATACAAAAAATTTGGATGATGCTTGTCTAAAGGCCGAGAGCTCAAAATTAAAACTTATTTCTACGATTAAGCTAGCTAAAAAGCTAAACAACCACATGCTCTTAGAATTTGATAAAATTCCTTTTGATTTTGATATTCCCATAACATTTAGCATTGTTGACAAGATTTTAAAGGTATTTTATTGGACAATAGTCAATTTTGATTCTCATACAGTAAATGAAATTGAATTAATAGGGTTAAAAGAGATTGATTTTTTATATGAGGAGGAAGAAGGAATGAAAACCGCAGAAGAAGAGATTAGTAGTATTAAAAATCGCAAAGAGAGAGAATTTCTTTACGATTTGTTTTTAGTTATGAAATTTACATTTCAAGCAGACAAAGCGTTAATAAAGGCAATCAAAGCGTCTCTTTTGGCAACATCTTTTATTGCTCAAAGGGGGATAGAAGGCAAGCAGGTTTTGTTTTTTTATATTTAGCTTATGTTTATTTGATTTTCAAATATGTTTAAATATTAAAAGGTAGAGAAACAACTCTCTACCTTTTTAATATTTATTGGGATTGGATAAAGTATTAATTTAATTTTCTTTTTAATATCAATTTATAATGTTTATCTTTTAACAATGCGCGTAACAGTAAACAGAATATTTTGTAAACTTTACTTTTATTCTTAAATTAATATTAGCATAAATACTTTAAAACGTATTGGTTTTTTTATAAAATTTTAAATGAATTTTAATATTTAAGTTTTTATAAAAAAATATTATTTGATAATTCATATTAAATAATAATGATTTGCATAAAATACAGTTTTTGATATAATAATGTTTAATGATATTTAAAAAAATGGTTAATGAATTTAAAATGGAAATAAAAAACACTAACTTCAAAATTAATCCTGTTGATGTTTACAGATATTCAATTTTTTTTAGGAATTACATAGACAGTACAGCAGAAGATGCACTAAAAAATGGAATTAATTTAAGCTTACTTGAAACTTCTTGTTTAAAAGAAAGTAGAGATTTTCTTTCAAGCTTAAAGGTGGAATTAAAAGAAGCTCTTCTTGAAGCAATAATAAGTTACAGATTTAATGGAGCAGGATACATTTTAGTAAAACCCAAAGGTGAAGATGAAGATTTAAGCAAAAAGGTTAACAACGAATTGCCCACAGGTTTTAAATATTTAGATTTTCAAAAAATTATTAACAAAAGAGAATCTGAGTACATAGAATATCTTTCAAGTTCAAAAGACTTAGATGGTATTAACCAGAAGGCAAGAGTTGTAAAAATAGATAAAAGTAGAGTAATAATTTATGAAAATTATGATTATGTTTTAGGCTCACATGAGCCTGTTTATACACAAAGTTTGCTTTTTAATATTTGTCTTTTAGAGCAAATTTATTTAGAGATAGAAAAAAGAATAAGAAATTATAATTTTTTGTTTTACAAAGACGAACATTTGGTAGGACTTGTTGAATCTTTAGAGCTTGCAAAAGAGGAAATTAGCGTTTTACTAAACAATAATAAAGGCATATTTTCTAACTTTTTTAAAGGGCAAAAGCCAAACAAAAGTTGCTCAGCATTAAGCAGCGCTTCTGAGCAGCTTGGCAGAGAGCTTGGCAAGATTAAAAGCACTCTAAACAATGATGGAATTTTTTATACAGCATCAGAGAATGCACGCCTAGAAGTAATAAAGTATGATTTAGAGTTTTTAAAAGATGCATTTGAACTTGTTAAAGCAAAAATTGGTGCTGATACTAAAGAGCCTCTTACTAGAAGTTTTAATGAACAAGTTAAAGGCCTTGGCAGCAGTGGCAAGGGAGACAAAAGCAATTATTACGACTATTTAAAAGGCGTACAAGAATCTGTTGCTAATGCATGCAATCTTAAGCTTAACAAATATTACAGATTGAATATGAAGTTTAACGAGCTTGAAGTTTTAAGCTATGAGCAAAGACTTGAGAGAGACAATTTGCTTCTTGATGTTTATTTTAAGTATTTAGAGTTAATTAAAAATGAAAATTTAAGTCACAAGGCAAGAGAAAATTTAAAAGAACAATTAAGTTTAGTTATTTAAAAGGAGTAATTATGGAAAAAATGGCTTCAAGTTTGGATTCCAAAACTAAAAGCGACCAAGAAGATTCAAAAAAGCTAGCTGCAAGCAATGAAGTTTTAGGGGACGATTTGATTGAGGAGTTTTTAGAATATAAAAATCAAAAAAGTGCTAATAATTCAATTAGTTTTTCTCACAATGATTTAAGAGAATCTGTTGAGATCAATAAACTTGCAAATGATAATTTAAGTTTTGAGTATAATACAGAAAATCTTTTAGCAAAAGGGTATTCTTTTCAAGAAGTTGTAAAAGGTCAAGCTGAAGAGCTTATTAGAAAGTATGTAAAAGCAACTCAAATCTTAGCAATAGCTGGAACTAACAATCTTGATGAGATTGACTTATCGTCTCGTGCAATACTAATAAGGGTTGCAAAGACCAATATTGATCAGAATAAGAA
This portion of the Borreliella spielmanii genome encodes:
- a CDS encoding PBSX family phage terminase large subunit, whose protein sequence is MKFLRSLMFLNLEKKFKNKFNINILDYIKPKTTNIGFKDFENKYLTTKQKEVLFDIESHKYSKVIFSGGIASGKTFLASYLLIKKLIENKSFYEQDTNNFIIGNSISLLMTNTIKQIEKICRLLGIDYQKKKSGQSFCKIAGFELNIYGGKNRDAFSKIRGGNSAIIYVNEATVIHKETLLEVLKRLRKGKSIIIFDTNPESPAHFFKTDYIENTDVFKTYNFTTYDNPLNSADFIETQEKLYKHSPAYKARVLYGEWIVNESSLFNEMIFNQDYEFKSPIMYIDPAFSVGGDNTAICVLERTFEKFYAYIYQDQKPVNDSLMLNSIQVLIENFNVNTVYIEERDSTKGDGILTKTILFLRNKSICYFKVAPIKPLSNKFKRICALIPLFESQKIEFLKIISKNVISDIYSYKGDGKTKDDALDSLANAYLLLTLNYKEKLFHFGKFKYL
- a CDS encoding peptide ABC transporter substrate-binding protein, yielding MIIKKTLFLAILIMIANSCTISKAKDDLIFGVGIGHEPTSLDPQFCSDKFGTLIINELFVGLLRGDPKTGGYRPGLAKSWDISFDKTCYTFHLRDDIYWSDGVKITADTVRNSYIMALETEENVPALSLLTSKIKNAKEFHETKLNAEEVGIKVIDAKTLEITLSQPTVYFLDLLTNSIFIPVPTHIIKKFGNKWTSAENMVTSGPFKLKRRILNEEISLEKNIKFYDAKNVAISELTFVTINDARRIYSMYEHNEIDAIFNSIPLTLINELILREDFYSADIIQTGFLSLKTNIKPLDNPKVREALSLAIDRETLVYRVLDNNFKATRKVIPNINNYNYGKKLRLYNPRKAEKLLAEAGYPDGKKFPTLTIKYNKNDLGKEIANFIQSQWKKVLNIEIEVEPEPWNNYISNILKGHYELSVRSWQGDYLDPMAFFNIFETKTSHLSSYGYSNLELDELLSKAEIEVDEKIRLTLFKKAEEIIIENDYPIIPIYSSAGNYLFKNDRWTGWNTNNSERFALSEIKPLDD
- a CDS encoding anti-CBASS protein Acb1 family protein, which codes for MIFKKMVNEFKMEIKNTNFKINPVDVYRYSIFFRNYIDSTAEDALKNGINLSLLETSCLKESRDFLSSLKVELKEALLEAIISYRFNGAGYILVKPKGEDEDLSKKVNNELPTGFKYLDFQKIINKRESEYIEYLSSSKDLDGINQKARVVKIDKSRVIIYENYDYVLGSHEPVYTQSLLFNICLLEQIYLEIEKRIRNYNFLFYKDEHLVGLVESLELAKEEISVLLNNNKGIFSNFFKGQKPNKSCSALSSASEQLGRELGKIKSTLNNDGIFYTASENARLEVIKYDLEFLKDAFELVKAKIGADTKEPLTRSFNEQVKGLGSSGKGDKSNYYDYLKGVQESVANACNLKLNKYYRLNMKFNELEVLSYEQRLERDNLLLDVYFKYLELIKNENLSHKARENLKEQLSLVI
- a CDS encoding DUF1357 family protein, coding for MEKMASSLDSKTKSDQEDSKKLAASNEVLGDDLIEEFLEYKNQKSANNSISFSHNDLRESVEINKLANDNLSFEYNTENLLAKGYSFQEVVKGQAEELIRKYVKATQILAIAGTNNLDEIDLSSRAILIRVAKTNIDQNKNAENSYKIINFQRTNSNQKNNLRNKNTFFSTHHDLRKAMFNEWEELKREFYCNKKILA